In Lysinibacillus sp. FSL M8-0337, the following proteins share a genomic window:
- a CDS encoding LysM peptidoglycan-binding domain-containing protein, with protein MLIHVVRAGETLWHIANRYAVPLQAIIQLNALSNPNQLIIGQSLVIPSAYTTHIVKKGDTLSTIAKQYNVSMQTIIHMNHLTNPDVLTPGTKLIIPPITHTVQAGETLSQIASHYGTTVQAIVEENSMTNPNMIFVGSQLVIPRAKPSIEVNAYTYQPPEEAVQSLHAIGHLLTFFSPFAYMIEEDGTLQPINDQAMIDAAQSQNILPMLTITNFTSTESGSNLAHIILSNEPLREKVVDNLLHVMQDKGYKVLNIDFENVLPTDREQYNQFLQLAVDRLHPQGYLVSTALAPKTRPSSAGSTYEAYDYEAHGKIVDFVVLMTYEWGYRLGPPQAISPINEMKKVVEYALTIIPANKIFLGFQIYARDWLVPHVKGQEAETFSPQEAITRAKQFSATIQYDRTTQSPFFRYVDKQGRNHEVWFEDARSAQAKFDLLKQYHLRGVSYWALGFPFPQNWALLENDFSIKK; from the coding sequence ATGTTAATACATGTAGTGCGTGCTGGTGAAACATTATGGCACATTGCAAACCGTTATGCTGTGCCACTGCAAGCGATTATTCAATTAAATGCGTTATCTAACCCAAATCAATTAATAATCGGACAATCACTCGTGATTCCTTCTGCTTACACAACGCATATCGTCAAAAAAGGGGACACATTATCGACGATTGCCAAACAATATAACGTATCCATGCAAACAATTATTCATATGAATCACCTTACGAATCCAGATGTTTTAACACCTGGAACAAAACTGATTATTCCTCCCATTACACATACTGTACAAGCTGGCGAAACATTATCACAAATCGCTAGCCACTATGGTACAACCGTTCAAGCGATTGTAGAAGAAAATAGCATGACAAATCCAAATATGATTTTTGTCGGTTCACAGTTAGTTATTCCTAGAGCCAAGCCTTCCATTGAAGTAAATGCCTATACGTATCAACCGCCTGAAGAAGCTGTTCAGTCATTACATGCAATCGGTCATCTTCTCACTTTTTTTAGCCCGTTTGCTTATATGATAGAGGAAGACGGTACATTACAACCGATTAATGACCAGGCAATGATTGACGCAGCACAATCGCAAAACATCCTACCAATGCTAACTATTACAAATTTTACATCTACAGAAAGCGGCTCCAACTTAGCCCATATTATTTTATCTAACGAACCGTTACGTGAAAAAGTGGTGGATAATCTATTACATGTGATGCAGGATAAAGGCTATAAAGTGTTAAACATAGACTTTGAAAACGTCCTTCCAACAGACCGAGAACAGTACAACCAATTCCTTCAATTAGCCGTTGATCGTCTACACCCACAAGGTTATTTAGTATCAACTGCACTTGCTCCAAAAACAAGACCTTCTTCAGCAGGGTCAACATATGAAGCATATGATTATGAGGCGCATGGCAAAATTGTGGATTTTGTTGTGTTAATGACCTATGAATGGGGCTATCGCCTTGGACCTCCACAGGCCATCTCGCCCATCAATGAAATGAAGAAAGTTGTAGAATACGCTCTAACAATAATTCCCGCTAATAAAATTTTTTTAGGCTTTCAAATTTATGCACGGGATTGGCTAGTTCCTCATGTCAAAGGGCAAGAAGCGGAAACCTTTAGCCCGCAAGAAGCCATTACAAGAGCCAAACAGTTCAGCGCTACAATTCAATATGATCGCACTACACAATCACCATTTTTCCGCTACGTTGACAAGCAAGGAAGAAATCATGAGGTTTGGTTTGAAGACGCCAGAAGCGCTCAAGCTAAATTCGACCTACTCAAGCAGTATCATCTTCGTGGTGTGAGCTATTGGGCTTTAGGTTTTCCGTTCCCTCAAAATTGGGCGCTATTAGAAAATGATTTCTCTATAAAAAAATAA